CTGGATCGTGACTCCGCCAGTAGGGCTGAAAATCTGGAAGAATTTGTCCATCACCGCCAACTCAGGGAACTGCGCGGCCAGATCCTCGAATTGCGAGGAGGGAGTGGCGCGCGTCTGCTCGATCGAGCGGATGGCCGTCTCCGCGGCGGTCGCGAGGGACTGATCCACCTGCTCACGCAGCTCCCTGGCCATGACGGAATAGAGCACGCCGGCAAAGGTGACCAGCACGAGCGCGAGCGCCATGCCGTACCAGAGCGTGAGGCGGACGCGAATCGATAGCCCGGAGCCTATAGCTGATGGCTGTTGGCTTCTAGCCATGGAAGACTTTCGCCCTTCTGAGTGCGGTTCACGGCTCTGGCTATATGCCATTCACCATTAGCTCTCGGCTTTCAGCACGTAGCCGCTGCCGCGCACCGTGTGGATCAGCTTGCGGGGCCGGCCCTTGTCAATCTTGGTGCGCAGATAGCTCATGTAGACATCGATGACGTTCGTGTAGGTGTCGAAGTCCTGGTTCCAGACCCGCTCGGCAATCAACGGACGGGTGAGCACGCGCCCGGCGTTGCGCATGAGATAGTCCAGCAGCGCATATTCTTTCGCCGTCAGCTCGATCCTCTGCCCCCCCCGTGTCACCTCGTGCGTAGCCGGATTGAGCATGAGGTCGTCAATCTGAAGCATGCCGGATGTTTCCCCACTGCTACGGCGCAGAAGCGCGCGCACGCGGGCGAGGAGTTCTTCAATGGCGAAGGGCTTGGTCAGATAGTCGTCAGCACCCGCGTCGAGCCCGGTGACTTTCTGCTCCGTACGCGCTTGCGCCGTGAGCAGCAACACCGGCGTGGTAATTTTCTGCTGACGCAACTCCTTGACCACCTCCACGCCGGAACGTGCCGGTAACATGACGTCGAGCAGGATCAGATCATAGCTGCCGCCGCGGCTGCGTTCGAGCCCTTCGGCACCGTCGGCGCAACTATCCACGGCATAGCCCTCCTCTTCCAGCGCCCGCTTCACAAAGGAGGCGACCTTGGCTTCATCTTCGACGACAAGAATGCGCATGACTAGTACGGACTGAAGTGCGTGATGGTCACCGGGACGTAGGCCAGGCGCGGGCCGTCCGGCGCGCGCACGGCCCGAGTGTGTGTCAGCCATTTTTGATCATCACGCTTGGGAAAGTCAGCGCGGTAGTGCGCCCCGCGGCTCTCCTCGCGCGCGAGCGCGCC
The Nitrospira sp. DNA segment above includes these coding regions:
- a CDS encoding response regulator transcription factor, which encodes MRILVVEDEAKVASFVKRALEEEGYAVDSCADGAEGLERSRGGSYDLILLDVMLPARSGVEVVKELRQQKITTPVLLLTAQARTEQKVTGLDAGADDYLTKPFAIEELLARVRALLRRSSGETSGMLQIDDLMLNPATHEVTRGGQRIELTAKEYALLDYLMRNAGRVLTRPLIAERVWNQDFDTYTNVIDVYMSYLRTKIDKGRPRKLIHTVRGSGYVLKAES